One segment of Panicum virgatum strain AP13 chromosome 3K, P.virgatum_v5, whole genome shotgun sequence DNA contains the following:
- the LOC120698467 gene encoding glycerol-3-phosphate acyltransferase 5-like, producing the protein MVTMPAAASPGARRSVVAELEGGLLRGADTFPYFMLVAFEASGLPRFAALLALWPLLRLLELAGRGGLALRAAALVATAGVPRAEVEAVSRAVLPKFMADDVDPRAWAAFGACEGRRVVVATRLPRVMVERFAREHLGAHEVVGCELEYSRLRRCTGLLRGGGAEAVAGRVRALFAGGDHPDLGIGRSEMARSFLPFCKEQLEPPFTAGAATTSAAAPPFRPVIFHDGRLVCRPTALMSLVILLWLPLGALVAFVRIAVGLMVPIWTIPYIAPIFGGAVITHGRAPPPVRRASDAAAAEDGGSPSGVLFVCTHRTLMDPVVLATVLGRRVAAVTYSISRLSEVLSPIPTVQLTRDRVVDAARMRAELARGDVAVCPEGTTCREPFLLRFSALFAELSDRIVPVAMNYRVGLFHPTTARGWKAMDPIFFFMNPRPVYEVTFLNQLPAEATCAAGRSPVDVANYVQRMLAATLGFECTSLTRKDKYRVLAGNDGIVSAAKPAAPGKAAWQSRVKEVLGFLLH; encoded by the exons ATGGTGacgatgccggcggcggcgtcgccgggcgcgcggcggtCCGTGGTGGCGGAGCTGGAGGGCGGGCTGCTCCGGGGCGCGGACACGTTCCCCTACTTCATGCTGGTGGCGTTCGAGGCGTCGGGCCTGCCGCGCTTCGCGGCGCTGCTGGCGCTGTGGCccctgctgcggctgctggagctggccggccggggcggcctgGCGCTGCGCGCCGCGGCGCTCGTGGCCACCGCGGGGGTGCCCCGGGCCGAGGTGGAGGCCGTGTCCCGCGCCGTGCTGCCCAAGTTCATGGCCGACGACGTCGACCCGCGCGCCTGGGCCGCCTTCGGGGCCTGCGAGGGGAGACGCGTCGTCGTCGCCACGCGGCTGCCGCGCGTCATGGTGGAGCGCTTCGCCAGGGAGCACCTCGGCGCGCACGAGGTGGTCGGCTGCGAGCTCGAGTACAGCCGGCTCAGGCGGTGCACGGGGCTcctcaggggcggcggcgccgaggccgtCGCGGGCCGCGTCCGCGCGctcttcgccggcggcgaccaccCGGACCTCGGCATCGGCCGGTCAGAGATGGCGCGCTCCTTCTTGCCGTTCTGCAAG GAGCAGCTCGAGCCGCCGTTCACCGCGGGCGCCGCGacgacgagcgccgccgcgccgccgttccgGCCGGTCATCTTCCACGACGGGCGCCTCGTGTGCCGTCCCACTGCGCTCATGTCCCTCGTCATCCTCCTCTGGCTGCCCCTCGGTGCGCTGGTCGCCTTCGTCCGCATCGCCGTCGGCCTCATGGTGCCCATCTGGACCATCCCCTACATCGCCCCCATCTTCGGCGGCGCCGTGATCACGCACGGCCGCGCGCCTCCCCCCGTCCGCCGTgccagcgacgccgccgccgcggaggacgGCGGCTCGCCCTCGGGCGTGCTCTTCGTCTGCACGCACCGCACGCTCATGGACCCCGTGGTCCTGGCCACCGTGCTCGGCCGCCGCGTGGCCGCCGTGACCTACTCCATCTCCCGGCTGTCGGAGGTCCTGTCCCCGATCCCGACGGTGCAGCTGACGCGCGACCGGGTCGTGGACGCGGCGCGGATGCGCGCGGAGCTGGCCCGGGGCGACGTGGCCGTGTGCCCCGAGGGCACCACCTGCCGGGAGCCCTTCCTGCTCCGCTTCTCGGCGCTGTTCGCGGAGCTCAGCGACCGGATCGTGCCGGTGGCGATGAACTACCGGGTGGGGCTCTTCCACCCGACGACGGCGCGCGGGTGGAAGGCCATGGaccccatcttcttcttcatgaaCCCGCGGCCCGTGTACGAGGTGACGTTCCTGAACCAGCTCCCCGCGGAGGCGACgtgcgcggcggggaggagcccCGTGGACGTGGCCAACTACGTGCAGCGGATGCTCGCCGCCACGCTCGGGTTCGAGTGCACCAGCCTCACGCGCAAGGACAAGTACAGGGTGCTCGCCGGGAACGACGGCATCGTCAGCGCCGCCAAGCCGGCGGCGCCCGGGAAGGCGGCGTGGCAGAGCCGCGTCAAGGAGGTCCTCGGCTTCCTGCTCCACTAA